One Euphorbia lathyris chromosome 1, ddEupLath1.1, whole genome shotgun sequence DNA segment encodes these proteins:
- the LOC136226231 gene encoding endoglucanase 8-like, producing MGRIIVLGVTILVSLVVNVCSQDYGVALNKSILFFEGQRSGKLPSNQRMNWRKDSAIHDGSDIGMDLSGGYYDAGDNIKFNFPMAFTTTLLAWSVIEFGQLMGPDLNHAMDAIRWGTDYLLKSTSIPGSVVAQIGEPYNDHNCWERPEDMDTARTTYVVNQTHPGSEVSAEIAAALAASSLAFKNIDASYSKTLLERAAEVFEFADKYQGSYNTSVGEGVCPFYCDCSGYKDELVWGAAWMYKATNDQKYWNYVQTNINNMDGNFAEFGWDTKDAGINVLVSGWTMKNNLAENQFITNAAKFVCSILPNSPTKSVTYSPGGLLFKPGGSNLQHATALSFLLIVYSRYLDQAHRSVNCGNIVAPPSRLVSLAKSQVDYILGKNPLGMSYMVGYSNNYPKKIHHRGSTLPSIENHPKHIGCHDGTPYFESNNPNSNVLDGAIVGGPDKNDQYVDSRNDATQAEPTTYINAPFVGVLAYFKSFQSK from the exons ATGGGTAGAATAATAGTGCTTGGAGTGACAATATTAGTGAGTTTAGTAGTGAATGTTTGCTCTCAAGATTATGGAGTGGCATTAAACAAATCCATCCTGTTCTTTGAAGGTCAAAGATCAGGTAAATTGCCCTCTAATCAGAGGATGAATTGGAGGAAGGATTCTGCAATTCATGATGGCTCAGATATTGGT ATGGATTTAAGTGGAGGTTACTATGATGCTGGTGACAACATCAAATTCAATTTTCCAATGGCATTCACCACAACTCTATTAGCTTGGAGTGTCATTGAATTTGGGCAACTTATGGGTCCTGATTTAAACCATGCAATGGATGCAATCAGATGGGGCACAGACTATTTACTTAAGTCCACCAGCATCCCTGGCTCAGTGGTTGCCCAAATAGGTGAACCATACAATGACCACAATTGCTGGGAAAGACCTGAAGACATGGACACTGCTAGAACCACTTATGTTGTTAATCAAACACATCCTGGCTCAGAAGTCTCCGCTGAGATAGCTGCTGCTCTTGCTGCCTCTTCCTTAGCATTCAAGAACATAGATGCTTCCTACTCTAAAACCCTCCTGGAAAGAGCAGCCGAG GTTTTTGAATTTGCTGATAAGTATCAAGGATCTTATAATACCAGTGTTGGAGAGGGTGTGTGCCCGTTTTACTGTGATTGTAGTGGTTACAAG GATGAATTAGTATGGGGAGCAGCTTGGATGTACAAGGCAACTAATGATCAAAAATATTGGAATTATGTTCAAACTAATATAAACAACATGGATGGTAATTTTGCAGAATTTGGATGGGATACAAAAGATGCTGGCATTAACGTACTTGTTTCTGgg TGGACAATGAAGAACAATTTGGCAGAAAATCAATTCATTACAAATGCAGCCAAGTTTGTGTGTTCTATATTACCCAATTCACCTACCAAATCTGTTACATACTCTCCTG GTGGGCTTCTATTCAAACCTGGAGGAAGCAACCTGCAACATGCAACCGCtttatcatttcttcttatTGTTTACTCTCGCTACTTAGACCAAGCTCATAGATCTGTTAACTGTGGTAATATAGTTGCTCCACCGTCTAGACTTGTCAGTCTTGCCAAATCTCAG GTGGACTACATATTGGGAAAGAATCCATTGGGAATGTCATATATGGTGGGATATAGTAACAATTATCCTAAAAAGATTCACCACCGGGGCTCTACCTTACCCTCCATTGAAAATCATCCTAAGCATATTGGATGTCATGATGGAACACCATACTTTGAGAGCAACAATCCTAATTCAAATGTCTTAGATGGTGCTATTGTTGGAGGACCTGATAAGAATGATCAGTATGTTGATAGTCGCAATGATGCTACTCAAGCTGAACCTACCACATACATCAATGCACCATTTGTTGGAGTTTTGGCTTATTTCAAATCATTCCAATCTAAGTAG